The Colletes latitarsis isolate SP2378_abdomen chromosome 1, iyColLati1, whole genome shotgun sequence genome has a segment encoding these proteins:
- the LOC143341864 gene encoding zinc finger CCCH domain-containing protein 10: MKKLKKTSDCVRGGQAVGAPNASGDVSPTRVCRDFLRNVCHRGKRCKYLHERSEDDPVEEYTFCHDFQNGMCNWPGCKFLHCTESEEKRFRATGELPAHILSRLKNNNEKSEYPMCKDFIKGSCQRTNCKFRHWKNEEPQHNLIVASHHNVSRPQHNFNGPNNGESRRYEEDRNFHWQMEDQHNLVTNNSYNPSSHPPDYIGPPEPKRRIVSGETVVHFEASPLVGQHTAQPVTSGYYYPVIPRNEARAIVLEDENALLRKKIEELKKQVSDLTATNEFLLDQNAQLRMSGKRTANVTAVTVPAVTITNTVPPSQAPTPQQMVNAAVAAGTLRTVTASVATVPVSIATVAPVSIAAVSMAPVSIPPPIVTMAQQTITMSGSGPQATNQQQPNTQQPANLPLSISGATAPLVSYPIMTQELRPVLQ; the protein is encoded by the exons ATGAAGAAGCTGAAAAAAACGTCGGATTGCGTGAGAGGCGGGCAAGCAGTAGGTGCACCGAACGCGAGTGGAGATGTGTCACCCACTCGTGTGTGTAGAGATTTTCTACGGAACGTATGCCACAGAGGGAAGCGTTGCAAGTATCTGCACGAACGGTCCGAGGATGATCCTGTAGAAGAGTATACGTTCTGTCACGATTTCCAAAATGGAATGTGCAATTGGCCTGGTTGCAAATTTCTCCATTGCACAGAAAGCGAGGAGAAACGGTTCAGAGCGACGGGAGAATTACCTGCTCACATTCTAAGCAGACTGAAAAACAATAATGAAAAGTCCGAGTATCCAATGTGCAAAGATTTTATTAAGGGTAGCTGCCAAAGAACTAATTGTAAGTTCAGACATTGGAAGAACGAAGAACCACAACATAACTTGATAGTAGCTTCTCATCATAATGTGTCCAGGCCTCAGCATAATTTCAATGGTCCTAACAATGGAGAGAGCCGCAGATACGAAGAGGATAGAAA TTTTCATTGGCAAATGGAAGATCAACATAACTTGGTTACAAACAATAGCTACAATCCATCTTCGCACCCGCCTGATTACATAGGCCCTCCTGAACCAAAGAGACGAATAGTTTCTGGCGAAACTGTTGTTCATTTTGAAGCTtcaccacttgttggccaacatACGGCACAGCCAGTTACTTCAGGATATTATTATCCAGTAATCCCGCGCAATGAAGCTAGAGCAATCGTTTTAGAAGACGAAAATGCGTTATTAAGGAAGAAGATAGAAGAATTAAAAAAACAA GTCAGTGATTTAACGGCGACTAATGAGTTTCTTTTGGATCAAAATGCTCAGTTAAGAATGTCAGGGAAACGAACTGCTAATGTAACAGCAGTTACAGTTCCAGCAGTTACCATTACTAATACTGTTCCACCATCGCAAGCTCCGACGCCTCAACAAATGGTCAATGCAGCAGTAGCTGCTGGAACACTACGTACAGTTACTGCAAGTGTTGCAACTGTTCCTGTAAGTATAGCTACAGTTGCACCGGTCTCTATTGCAGCAGTTTCAATGGCACCAGTATCTATACCACCACCAATCGTTACGATGGcccaacaaacgattacaatgaGCGGTTCAGGTCCGCAGGCGACCAATCAACAGCAACCTAATACACAACAACCTGCCAATTTACCTCTTTCGATATCTGGCGCAACCGCGCCACTGGTTTCTTATCCTATTATGACTCAAGAACTTAGGCCCGTGTTACAGTAA
- the LOC143344726 gene encoding uncharacterized protein LOC143344726 codes for MPRQSGHWGKIVFVYIFQLFSYATSTVYVQLIAPHYVTYGSSATLHCNHSVSDAYLHKVEFMKDDKKILQYIKDRKPPFVEWRVDGANMEYLENGTTIKLKDVRFEASGSYSCQVSMTTPIYTEASETVQMKVIVPQTENPKITFKKSMYVIGESLEANCTSSAAFPVPHLTWFINGKEVDITLVNHYPYTRHKDQLMSATAKLTIEVSALHAGENGYLEISCYSTIPDYPLHEEYADIRKETVSVQIIPAPIAVTSAQNLARGWALPTLLCILCTVHKVIP; via the exons ATGCAACATCCACGGTGTATGTGCAGTTGATAGCACCGCACTACGTAACATACGGCAGCTCAGCTACTCTACATTGCAACCATAGTGTCTCAGATGCTTATTTGCATAAAGTCGAATTCATGAAAGATGACAAGAAGATATTACAGTACATAAAGGATAGGAAACCGCCATTCGTCGAATGGCGAGTAGACGGCGCGAACATGGAG TACTTGGAAAACGGCACGACAATCAAATTAAAGGACGTCCGTTTCGAGGCGTCCGGTTCATATTCCTGTCAGGTCTCAATGACGACTCCTATTTATACCGAGGCTTCCGAAACTGTTCAAATGAAAGTTATAG TACCACAGACTGAAAACCCGAAAATCACGTTCAAGAAAAGCATGTACGTGATCGGCGAGAGTTTAGAGGCGAATTGCACTTCATCAGCTGCGTTTCCAGTTCCTCATTTGACATGGTTCATAAACGGGAAAGAG GTGGATATCACTCTGGTAAACCACTATCCTTACACGCGTCACAAGGACCAACTGATGTCCGCCACTGCGAAATTAACGATAGAGGTTTCCGCGTTGCATGCTGGGGAGAACGGATATTTGGAAATCAGCTGCTATTCCACCATTCCGGACTACCCCCTGCACGAGGAGTACGCTGATATCAGGAAGGAAACGGTTTCGG TGCAAATTATACCCGCACCGATCGCCGTGACTTCAGCGCAGAATTTAGCGCGGGGGTGGGCCCTACCTACGTTGCTGTGCATACTCTGCACGGTGCACAAAGTCATTCCTTAA
- the Slmap gene encoding LOW QUALITY PROTEIN: sarcolemma associated protein (The sequence of the model RefSeq protein was modified relative to this genomic sequence to represent the inferred CDS: inserted 2 bases in 1 codon), producing the protein MIVASGGWVQNAXFPARQSSSNLNMNTTQNNKMTAKGVLLCRDSSHPFQDRMLTLDQSVKIGRSVARVRAANNNAIFDCKVLSRNHALLWYSCGKFYLQDTRSSNGTFVNSQRLSAAGVESTPQEVCSGDIVQFGVDVVDNTKKVTHGCIVATLKLYLPDGKEAKASVSTSVGSSTALSANGVSSEDLYKLNQVIQEASRREKALYSKLGYLQQLVANTRKAANQSWKALITEDQLLSWVVTIENQLAVYSKNYTEDKMRNELAQLQEEKAEYQNAAKEALRKALQEKLEVSQRLIQLEGRLSETEEECQSLHNVAKYTQTELLELSSKYTEVQKKLQETMNQLHESEEKMKDMVQNVEQEKQELLKKLEDQSKIEKSLQVRLRNSRVDSVNIYKQITALRNYMQILQDMNTKLVTSDIIDSKDEENPIEAINIILNNLNSIHANIVEIDAETNFYPSKDEQDNQINLQDIDSNQLKNSDIPFTKEQLDDSFTNNDNLTEYILPPPSRRTLVNGNVNIDNSDINSESDTNSDATDDTFSITSDDTSEKSVIEVKREEPIYDVVEQICVPYKVEVQFTCEEHGNQLEAPHHLQVIQKPKESEKTEINVDSMNTKSSHEPVNINIHQHEKNDETDKDNNESHEECEEEHLEGDYVKTLKPLPKNDTQQNLHTWEYILQTLIGSLDSLKVEDNLESQQAVRKELENLKDWLICEPHEEIIEKLKELYYCAKNESQRIQELHEELVILKEKYNVFVEEKAELSKKYTSLKAQCGDLLNTTYSVPIHYVAPIVITLIWMLLEKIF; encoded by the exons ATGATTGTAGCCAGTGGTGGGTGGGTACAAAATGC TTTTCCTGCCAGACAGAGTAGTTCCAATCTGAATATGAATACTACACAGAATAACAAAATGACAGCCAAAGGTGTCTTACTTTGCCGTGACAGTTCTCATCCTTTTCAAGACCGTATGTTAACATTAGACCAATCTGTTAAAATTGGTCGTTCTGTAGCAAGAGTTAGAGCCGCTAATAACAATGCGATCTTTGATTGCAAAGTATTATCCAGGAACCATGCATTGCTGTGGTATTCTTGTGGAAAGTTTTACCTACAAGACACACGTAGTAGTAATGGAACATTTGTTAATAGTCAAAGACTTAGTGCTGCCGGTGTAGAATCAACACCTCAGGAGGTATGTTCGGGTGATATAGTGCAATTTGGAGTAGACGTGGTAGACAATACAAAAAAAGTTACACATGGATGTATAGTTGcaacattaaaattatatttgccCGATGGAAAAGAGGCTAAAGCTAGTGTTAGTACATCGGTTGGATCGTCAACTGCATTGTCAGCTAATGGTGTTTCTTCTGAGGATTTATACAAGTTGAATCAGGTTATACAAGAGGCTTCAAGACGTGAAAAGGCACTTTACTCTAAGCTAGGATATCTGCAACAACTTGTAGCAAATACTCGAAAAGCTGCCAATCAATCATGGAAAGCTTTAATAACAGAGGATCAATTATTATCTTGGGTGGTAACCATTGAAAATCAATTAGCTGTTTATTCCAAGAATTATACAGAGGATAAGATGAGAAACGAATTAGCACAACTTCAAGAAGAAAAGGCAGAATACCAAAATGCAGCAAAAGAGGCATTACGAAAAGCATTACAAGAGAAGCTGGAAGTTTCTCAGAGGTTAATTCAATTGGAAGGGCGTTTAAGTGAAACTGAAGAAGAGTGTCAAAGTCTTCATAATGTAGCAAAATATACTCAAACAGAACTTTTAGAATTGAGTAGTAAATACACAGAAGTACAGAAAAAGCTTCAGGAAACCATGAACCAACTTCACGAGAGCGAGGAAAAAATGAAAGATATGGTACAAAATGTAGAACAAGAAAAACAAGAACTTTTAAAGAAACTTGAAGATCAGTCTAAAATTGAGAAAAGTCTACAAGTAAGGTTACGCAATTCCCGAGTAGATTCTGTTAATATTTATAAACAGATCACTGCCCTCAGAAATTACATGCAGATTTTGCAAGATATGAATACGAAATTGGTAACAAGCGACATTATAGACTCAAAAGATGAAGAGAATCCTATTGAAGCTATTAATATTATTCTTAATAATTTGAATTCCATACATGCAAATATTGTGGAAATTGATGCAGAAACTAATTTTTATCCTTCAAAGGATGAACAAGATAATCAAATTAATTTGCAAGATATTGATTCAAATCAACTAAAAAATTCTGATATTCCCTTTACAAAAGAACAATTGGATGATTCATTCACTAATAATGATAATTTAACAGAATATATTTTACCTCCACCATCTCGAAGAACTTTAGTTAATGGAAATGTAAATATAGATAATTCAGATATTAATTCAGAGTCTGACACTAATTCAGATGCAACAGATGATACATTCAGTATTACCAGCGACGATACAAGCGAGAAGTCTGTTATAGAAGTTAAAAGAGAAGAACCTATATATGATGTAGTTGAACAAATTTGTGTTCCATACAAAGTGGAAGTTCAATTTACATGCGAAGAACATGGTAATCAACTGGAAGCCCCTCATCATCTTCAAGTTATACAAAAGCCAAAGGAAAGTgaaaaaacagaaattaatgtTGATAGTATGAATACAAAGTCTTCACACGAACCtgttaatataaatattcatcAACATGAGAAAAATGATGAAACAGACAAGGACAACAATGAATCGCACGAAGAATGTGAAGAGGAACATCTAGAAGGAGATTATGTTAAAACATTAAAACCATTACCTAAAAATGATACACAGCAAAATTTGCATACATGGGAGTATATATTGCAAACTTTAATAGGATCTTTGGATTCTTTAAAAGTTGAAGATAACTTAGAATCACAACAAGCAGTCAGAAAGGAATTAGAAAATCTCAAAGATTGGTTAATTTGTGAACCTCATGAAGAAATtattgagaaattaaaagaactaTATTATTGTGCCAAGAATGAATCTCAAAGAATCCAAGAACTTCACGAAGAATTagttattttaaaggaaaagtaCAATGTATTCGTTGAAGAAAAGGCAGAACTTTCGAAAAAGTATACAAGTCTTAAAGCACAATGTGGTGATTTATTAAATACAACCTATAGTGTACCAATACATTATGTAGCACCCATTGTAATTACATTAATATGGATGctgctggaaaaaatattttaa
- the Dpck gene encoding dephospho-CoA kinase — protein sequence MFLVGLTGGIATGKSSVAAIFREYGIPVIDADQIARKVVEPGKPAWHKIQQEFGPDVFLDTKELDRVKLGDLIFNDIEKRKKLNAITHPDIYREMYWQTFKHFLQGHQFIVMDLPLLFETGHMLNYLHKIIVVTCEEELQLQRLIERTGLTEAKAKQRIAAQMPLEKKAEMGNFVIENSSSEHHTREQTIKVINVLKSSKYHWKLRFLIGFCCTVLLMGVYWWKNRTVCALPIAA from the exons ATGTTTTTGGTGGGATTGACAGGTGGAATAGCTACTGGAAAAAGTAGCGTTGCTGCTATTTTTCGTGAATATGGCATACCTGTTATTGATGCTGATCAAATTGCACGGAAAG TTGTGGAACCTGGAAAACCAGCATGGCACAAAATACAGCAAGAATTTGGTCCGGATGTATTCTTGGATACAAAGGAACTGGATAGAGTTAAACTTGGCGATTTAATATTTAACGatatagaaaaaagaaaaaagttaaatGCTATAACACATCCAGATATATACAGAGAAATGTACTGGCAAACGTTCAAACATTTTCTACAAGGTCACCAATTTATAGTCATGGATTTGCCTTTACTTTTTGAAACAGGGCACATGTTAAATTACTTGCATAAAATAATTGTTGTAACTTG CGAAGAAGAGTTGCAATTACAAAGACTTATTGAGCGGACAGGTTTAACAGAAGCCAAAGCAAAACAAAGAATTGCTGCCCAAATGCCCTTAGAGAAAAAAGCAGAAATGGGAAATTTTGTCATTGAAAATTCTAGTAGTGAACATCATACTAGagagcaaactattaaagtgattAATGTTTTGAAGTCTTCCAAATACCATTGGAAATTACGTTTTTTAATTGGATTTTGTTGTACTGTTTTATTAATGGGTGTGTACTGGTGGAAAAATAGAACTGTTTGTGCTCTACCAATTGCAgcataa